A genomic segment from Chitinophaga niabensis encodes:
- a CDS encoding FecR family protein, producing the protein MNHQLLDKYFKGLCTEAEQEQVEAWLDQQDNRELDGYLMTKWDEPTPVKEIRRIPWLRMAAAAAVLGIIATTAYLLQTKTMPQTLHVQHMDTLSNNGPGVKLVHMPDGTAVWLNGYSMLMYDETYNVKKRELWLKGEAYFEVETNQEKPFSVNAGGLITTALGTSFNIATPSYSDSSIHVSLISGKVAVSAEDTAVAFSKILLPGNRISYRNNREYKESTFTPGEATDWKEGKLIFDNTPLDEVFAKLQRRYGQAFILTDKAIAAKRMTATFPLQVSLELVLKKMSFVQRISYSQKGDSTFVHITKD; encoded by the coding sequence ATGAACCACCAATTGTTGGATAAATACTTTAAAGGCCTTTGTACCGAAGCGGAACAGGAACAGGTGGAAGCCTGGCTGGATCAACAGGATAACAGGGAGCTGGACGGGTATCTGATGACAAAATGGGATGAGCCAACACCGGTTAAAGAAATAAGACGGATCCCATGGCTACGGATGGCCGCTGCGGCCGCCGTACTGGGGATCATCGCAACAACTGCGTACCTGTTGCAGACAAAAACAATGCCTCAAACCCTCCATGTACAACACATGGACACCTTATCCAACAACGGGCCAGGTGTAAAACTGGTGCATATGCCGGATGGTACCGCCGTATGGCTGAACGGGTATTCCATGCTCATGTATGATGAAACCTATAATGTTAAAAAGCGGGAACTGTGGCTGAAAGGAGAGGCTTATTTTGAAGTGGAAACAAACCAGGAAAAGCCTTTTAGTGTAAATGCAGGCGGATTGATCACAACAGCATTGGGTACTTCTTTCAATATTGCTACCCCCAGCTATTCAGACAGTAGCATCCATGTAAGCCTCATCTCAGGGAAAGTAGCCGTGAGTGCAGAAGATACCGCCGTTGCATTTTCAAAGATATTGTTACCCGGCAACAGGATCAGCTACAGGAACAACAGGGAATATAAAGAATCAACGTTTACCCCCGGCGAAGCTACAGACTGGAAAGAAGGTAAACTGATCTTTGATAATACGCCGCTGGATGAGGTATTTGCCAAATTACAGCGCCGGTACGGACAGGCCTTTATATTAACAGATAAAGCTATTGCGGCAAAAAGGATGACTGCCACCTTCCCGTTGCAGGTATCACTTGAACTTGTACTTAAAAAAATGTCGTTTGTTCAGCGCATCTCCTATAGCCAGAAAGGAGATAGCACTTTTGTACACATCACGAAGGATTAA
- a CDS encoding RNA polymerase sigma-70 factor: MPEIPAKVLFEELFVTNRDKVYRFAYKLTSDAERAEEITQQCFVRLWENIERVQPGQDIFPLLFVYVKNIVIDETRKLYREKKNLGELTLHKKEVQDEDSAENTLLYKELRKEIQQLVARLPEQRRNIYLMSRDEGRSHKEIADQLSLSPMTVRNHLQLALQFIRRELTAR, from the coding sequence ATGCCCGAAATTCCAGCAAAAGTACTTTTTGAGGAGTTGTTTGTCACAAACCGGGACAAGGTCTACCGCTTTGCATACAAGTTAACCAGCGATGCAGAAAGGGCGGAAGAGATTACACAGCAGTGTTTTGTGCGGTTATGGGAGAATATAGAGCGGGTGCAGCCCGGCCAGGATATTTTCCCGCTGTTATTTGTTTACGTGAAGAACATCGTGATCGATGAAACCCGTAAGTTATACCGGGAAAAGAAAAACCTGGGTGAGTTAACCCTGCATAAGAAAGAAGTGCAGGATGAGGATTCAGCAGAGAATACCTTATTGTACAAAGAGTTACGTAAAGAAATACAACAACTGGTTGCCCGGTTGCCTGAACAACGGCGGAACATTTACCTGATGAGCCGCGATGAAGGCCGTTCCCATAAAGAAATTGCTGACCAATTGTCCCTATCACCTATGACCGTCAGGAATCACCTGCAGCTGGCTTTACAGTTTATCCGCCGGGAGCTGACGGCCCGTTAA
- a CDS encoding TonB-dependent receptor domain-containing protein, whose product MQNFTRKFFNRRTAIYLTFAILLCGQHLVLAAQSYKTLQQKISLKTGKTNVAEVVKALQSQTSFIYAYDPLYLGKCAVSELEYSSADLGKVLEFLDRNTPVDIDYNNNTIAIRAGKAEALARRIEDGTISGKVVDNRNEPLPGVTIMVEGKGGTVTQVDGSYTIKLPPGKYVLTFRYISYNTQKVTDIIVREKQLTPLNVLMTSSSSALKEVVITGNYQKASVEGLYALQKNNAAVSDGISAEQIRVTPDNNAAQVLKRVNGITVQDDKFVTVRGLSERYNNVILNGANLPSTEPNRRNFSFDVIPSALIDNIIVNKTATPDMPAEFAGGLVQVNTRSIPEKNFLSITLGTGINTNSTGKSMYGTKRGGNDYLGFDDGTRGWWNKDWNNEEYRKYLGAGDKENRSRMERAIPNNWGLRAYQYSPVQNYQLMLGRKMDLKDKVSSFGVTLAATYRHEESIVDETRYFPSYYLYDSANTYNFNTALGAVLNIGFQTKGHKVAFKNLYNRRFSNESNAFYGTNWDRGDGPVKYYIDVTLINALWQNRLEGEHLLGKHLKFDWSADNIVLDRDQPDTRASNGRMSNGPKGQFRNYNLNDGSSGILSDGLTIFNSKLKERRKNVLGNFTIPFKIGNTTQNLKVGYAGTFRNADNKSLALRMYYDPTANTPAALARIDSAVFGKADYELHSSELIQPGMLQYQPSGIGRQGFAGDDYTGKQQIHAAYLMTDLKFLQHFRFIGGVRMEQSAMELQGVSYNYRTGLPRDTTVKYSKTDWLPSFNLVYSLNDRMNFRLAYSQTLARADFRERAPYIYYEFKERSSYKGAIGLKDAKITNWDIRYEYYPAPGEVISLSAFYKKFHDPVELIGDFSSGNATGIFYYFNLQSSTSKGFELDLRKSLGFIQPNSKLLKQIYISANASWMEANVRYNTSELLNAANGVTGRNDTTLAPDSRNRPLQGLSPYVLNGGIGYFGDVIGLNIAYNRYGPRIIVGGYQAWHDQYENPRDVIDVQLSANLLKKRMQVRLNLSDLLQQDYVIYQNQSLKPSGNSGGGSETDLYMMSNEPNGDPKGNRYNKGLDYVRHRWFKGRNLSMNITYNF is encoded by the coding sequence ATGCAGAATTTTACACGTAAATTTTTTAACAGGCGCACAGCCATCTATTTAACATTTGCTATTTTATTATGCGGGCAGCACCTGGTATTAGCTGCACAGTCATATAAAACACTGCAACAAAAGATTTCTTTAAAAACAGGGAAGACCAATGTGGCAGAGGTGGTCAAAGCACTGCAATCGCAAACTTCTTTTATTTATGCATATGATCCTTTATACCTTGGTAAATGTGCCGTGTCAGAACTGGAATATTCTTCGGCTGACCTCGGAAAAGTATTAGAATTCCTGGACAGGAATACACCCGTAGATATCGACTACAACAATAATACAATTGCCATCCGTGCAGGCAAAGCCGAAGCGTTGGCAAGAAGGATAGAAGATGGTACGATCTCCGGAAAGGTGGTGGACAACCGTAATGAACCACTCCCCGGCGTAACCATTATGGTAGAAGGAAAAGGAGGTACTGTAACGCAGGTGGATGGCAGTTACACAATTAAATTACCCCCGGGTAAATATGTGCTCACATTCCGTTACATCTCTTATAATACGCAGAAGGTTACAGATATCATCGTAAGAGAAAAACAGTTGACGCCGCTGAATGTGTTAATGACCTCCTCTTCTTCTGCTTTGAAAGAGGTAGTGATCACCGGAAATTATCAGAAAGCTTCCGTGGAAGGGCTGTATGCACTGCAGAAAAATAATGCTGCGGTGTCTGATGGTATCAGTGCAGAACAGATCAGGGTTACACCGGATAATAATGCGGCACAGGTATTAAAAAGAGTGAACGGCATCACCGTGCAGGACGATAAGTTTGTGACCGTACGGGGATTGAGTGAGCGTTATAATAATGTGATCCTCAACGGTGCTAATCTGCCGAGTACAGAACCTAACAGAAGGAACTTTTCCTTTGACGTGATCCCCAGCGCACTGATAGATAATATCATCGTAAATAAAACAGCTACGCCGGATATGCCGGCAGAGTTTGCAGGTGGCCTTGTTCAGGTAAATACACGGAGCATTCCGGAAAAGAACTTCCTGTCCATAACATTAGGAACAGGCATTAATACCAACAGCACCGGTAAGTCTATGTACGGAACAAAACGTGGTGGTAATGATTACCTGGGCTTTGATGATGGAACGCGTGGCTGGTGGAATAAAGATTGGAATAATGAAGAATACCGCAAATATCTGGGTGCGGGAGATAAGGAGAACCGCAGCAGGATGGAAAGGGCTATACCCAATAACTGGGGCTTGCGTGCTTACCAATATTCACCGGTGCAGAATTACCAGCTGATGTTAGGCCGGAAAATGGATCTGAAAGACAAGGTCTCTTCCTTTGGTGTTACGCTGGCAGCCACTTACCGCCATGAAGAAAGCATCGTAGATGAAACACGTTATTTTCCTTCTTATTATCTCTACGATAGTGCAAACACTTACAATTTCAACACCGCCCTGGGTGCAGTATTGAACATTGGCTTTCAAACAAAAGGGCATAAGGTAGCTTTTAAGAATTTATACAACAGGCGTTTCAGTAATGAGTCCAATGCTTTTTACGGCACTAACTGGGACAGAGGGGATGGGCCGGTAAAATATTATATAGACGTAACGCTGATCAATGCTTTATGGCAGAACAGGCTGGAAGGGGAGCATCTCCTGGGTAAACACCTGAAGTTCGACTGGTCTGCAGATAACATTGTGCTGGACAGGGATCAGCCGGATACAAGGGCATCTAATGGGCGTATGAGCAACGGACCCAAAGGGCAGTTCAGGAATTATAACCTGAACGACGGTTCCAGCGGTATCCTGTCAGACGGGTTAACCATCTTTAATTCCAAGCTGAAGGAAAGACGTAAGAATGTACTGGGCAACTTTACCATACCATTTAAAATTGGCAATACAACACAAAACCTTAAAGTAGGATATGCAGGCACTTTCCGGAATGCGGACAACAAAAGCCTTGCACTGCGGATGTATTATGATCCAACCGCGAATACGCCTGCTGCACTGGCAAGGATAGACAGTGCTGTATTTGGCAAGGCGGATTATGAATTACACTCGTCGGAACTTATTCAACCCGGTATGCTGCAGTACCAGCCCTCTGGTATTGGCAGGCAGGGATTTGCGGGAGATGATTATACCGGCAAACAACAGATCCATGCTGCTTACCTGATGACGGACCTGAAATTCCTGCAGCACTTCCGGTTTATAGGCGGGGTGAGAATGGAGCAGAGTGCTATGGAACTGCAGGGTGTTTCTTATAACTATAGAACAGGATTGCCGAGAGATACTACGGTGAAATACAGTAAAACGGACTGGCTTCCTTCTTTCAACCTGGTGTATAGTTTGAATGACCGTATGAACTTCAGGTTGGCATATTCACAAACCTTAGCCAGGGCTGATTTCAGGGAAAGAGCACCCTACATCTATTATGAATTCAAAGAAAGAAGTTCTTATAAAGGAGCAATAGGGTTGAAAGATGCGAAGATCACCAATTGGGATATCCGTTATGAATATTACCCGGCTCCGGGCGAAGTGATCTCTCTCTCCGCCTTCTACAAGAAGTTTCATGACCCCGTGGAGTTGATAGGTGATTTCAGCAGTGGAAATGCAACCGGCATCTTCTACTATTTTAACCTGCAAAGCTCTACAAGCAAAGGATTTGAACTGGATCTCCGTAAGTCTTTAGGTTTTATCCAGCCAAATTCCAAACTGCTGAAACAGATCTATATAAGTGCAAATGCTTCATGGATGGAAGCGAACGTGCGGTATAATACATCAGAATTACTTAATGCGGCAAATGGTGTAACCGGTAGAAATGATACTACCCTGGCACCGGATTCCCGTAACCGACCATTGCAGGGCCTTTCTCCTTACGTGCTGAATGGTGGCATCGGTTACTTTGGAGATGTGATAGGGTTGAACATTGCTTACAACCGCTATGGTCCGCGCATCATAGTAGGTGGTTACCAGGCATGGCATGATCAGTATGAGAACCCGCGCGATGTGATAGATGTACAGTTAAGTGCCAACCTGTTGAAGAAACGTATGCAGGTAAGGCTGAACTTGAGCGATCTGTTACAGCAGGATTATGTTATTTACCAGAACCAATCCCTGAAGCCATCGGGTAATTCCGGCGGTGGAAGTGAAACGGACCTTTATATGATGAGCAACGAACCGAATGGCGATCCCAAAGGGAACAGGTATAACAAAGGATTGGATTATGTACGTCACCGCTGGTTTAAGGGAAGGAACCTGAGCATGAACATCACCTATAATTTTTAA
- a CDS encoding BT_3987 domain-containing protein → MKYLLSILSIILISACKYDKDIPHPELYEKVYMPQAVNLPSIVNLVMADTPQTIIFGAAFGGPRNNSNNLEVKFRVDASLVAAYNQLNGTAYETMPAGSYELLQTSGTIAKGQQSTAPLKLQIKTAGVLESLKKYLLPVTIEQVTGNVAVNENLRTAYFLVEAQRDGLNLKVISYGKKSTVFDVNAVADVLRPLGGDLIVIREIDKNTKRSGYVDMPAEIAKKLGMFSYFAKAINHDGGEYGTAVLSKFPITDSAAFILPTPSGEPGPLAVIKVKVKEGQTLTFAGTHFNANVTLRAGQPAKLLEFLQPYDGPVIVGGNFNDQLAGDTYLALKTRFTLICTEGCAFNYPATNPASNTDYIIYSPANRFRVVENRVGTVSTSDHLPVISQMQVYY, encoded by the coding sequence ATGAAGTATTTACTCAGTATACTCTCTATTATCCTCATTTCCGCCTGTAAGTACGATAAGGATATTCCTCATCCGGAATTGTATGAAAAGGTATATATGCCGCAGGCAGTGAACCTGCCTTCCATCGTTAACCTGGTGATGGCAGACACACCACAGACCATCATCTTCGGTGCCGCCTTTGGTGGGCCGCGTAATAACAGCAATAACCTGGAAGTAAAGTTCAGGGTAGACGCATCACTCGTAGCTGCTTATAATCAATTGAACGGTACTGCCTACGAAACTATGCCGGCAGGTAGTTATGAACTACTGCAAACCAGCGGGACCATTGCAAAAGGACAGCAAAGTACTGCACCCCTGAAATTGCAGATCAAAACAGCAGGTGTGCTGGAATCATTGAAGAAATACCTTTTGCCGGTTACGATAGAGCAGGTAACAGGTAATGTAGCAGTGAATGAAAACCTGCGCACAGCCTATTTTTTAGTGGAAGCGCAAAGAGACGGCCTGAACCTGAAAGTGATCTCTTATGGTAAGAAGTCTACCGTATTTGATGTGAACGCAGTGGCAGATGTTTTGCGTCCCTTAGGCGGAGACCTGATTGTGATCAGGGAGATAGACAAGAACACTAAACGTAGCGGATATGTGGATATGCCTGCAGAGATCGCGAAGAAGCTGGGTATGTTCAGCTACTTTGCCAAAGCCATTAATCATGATGGCGGAGAATATGGTACTGCCGTATTATCCAAATTCCCGATCACAGACAGTGCGGCATTTATATTGCCCACACCTTCCGGCGAACCCGGTCCGCTGGCTGTGATCAAAGTGAAAGTAAAGGAAGGGCAGACCCTCACATTTGCCGGCACACACTTCAATGCGAACGTTACTTTAAGGGCGGGGCAACCAGCCAAGCTGCTGGAATTCTTACAGCCGTATGACGGGCCGGTGATCGTGGGAGGCAACTTCAATGATCAGCTGGCGGGAGATACCTACCTGGCCTTAAAAACACGCTTTACGCTGATCTGTACAGAAGGTTGTGCTTTCAATTATCCGGCTACCAACCCTGCCAGCAATACAGATTATATCATCTATTCACCGGCTAACCGTTTCAGGGTAGTGGAGAATAGAGTAGGAACTGTTTCCACCAGTGATCACCTGCCTGTAATTTCTCAAATGCAGGTTTATTATTAG
- a CDS encoding endonuclease/exonuclease/phosphatase family protein has protein sequence MMRLILLSFLALSCSKSNGGTNPPVPVDTSVKVRVKVLSYNIRRGIPMTGTAIDLQGTADVIKSIQPDLVALSEVDRYTKRSGATVDQAKELGRLTGMYSYFTKAMAYDGGEYGDAVLSRFPILDSLRLELPIALAGSEPRSVAMITVEAEGMKFNFAATHLDHLGAEDNRILQANRLVKDLTQNPLVLAGDLNALPTSQTIGILKQQFTMGCLNCAYTFPSDKPDRTIDYIMFKPANHFRVISYGPVTGKLASDHLPLVAILQMTKK, from the coding sequence ATGATGAGATTAATTTTATTGTCCTTCCTGGCGCTCTCCTGCAGTAAAAGTAATGGAGGCACCAATCCTCCGGTACCGGTAGATACTTCCGTAAAGGTGCGTGTGAAAGTGCTGAGTTATAATATCCGCAGGGGTATTCCCATGACAGGCACTGCGATAGATCTGCAGGGAACGGCAGATGTGATCAAATCCATTCAGCCGGACCTGGTAGCACTTTCCGAAGTGGACCGTTATACAAAACGCAGCGGCGCTACAGTGGACCAGGCGAAAGAATTAGGCCGGTTAACCGGGATGTATTCCTACTTCACCAAAGCCATGGCATATGACGGTGGTGAATACGGAGATGCTGTACTGTCCCGTTTTCCGATCCTGGATTCCCTGCGGCTGGAATTACCGATCGCGCTGGCAGGTTCAGAACCAAGGTCTGTGGCTATGATCACGGTAGAAGCAGAAGGCATGAAGTTCAACTTCGCAGCTACCCACCTGGATCACCTGGGAGCAGAAGATAACCGCATCCTGCAGGCAAACAGGTTGGTGAAAGATCTGACGCAAAACCCATTGGTTCTTGCAGGTGATCTGAATGCTTTGCCAACGAGCCAGACGATCGGCATCTTAAAGCAGCAATTCACTATGGGATGTTTGAATTGTGCCTATACTTTCCCCTCGGATAAACCGGACAGAACGATCGATTATATTATGTTCAAACCTGCGAATCATTTCAGGGTGATCAGTTATGGACCGGTTACCGGAAAGCTGGCTTCAGACCATTTACCGCTGGTGGCTATTTTGCAGATGACCAAAAAATAA
- a CDS encoding RagB/SusD family nutrient uptake outer membrane protein: MYRSGIVLFLLTIFSLTACQKNFLDQVPDDRITIDQVFNRRDLSEQYLANIYNTAIRDHAGVTAGIPWIGCSDEGDVSYDRVDYYSFKINIGNWNALSNYYNFWQGYYQGIRSATYFMSRIGKNEQLLSEPNGAELIKQYTGEARFLRAYCYFLIMEQYGPAVLVGDDAIPVDLPISDPRLNLPRSSFDECVDYVVEELDKAATELPLHFTVQSEMDYGRATKAACMAVKARLLLYAASPLFNGNKDYANFKNTDGKQLVNQTEDITKWRRAADASKAIIDEGLFSLYKKSDPIVSLRDIFLDTWNSEWIFARAKSSISAWERTATPRGIAAGYSATGPTQKQVDAYEMENGMRPITGYNADGSPVINTASGYKETGMSTVATKYTTVGTYNMYVGREPRFYVAVSYAGSYWINPSEGNKVIQTWFSGESGKKGSWDHSRTGYLNRKNVSPLTNPRLNKYQDRAYLMFRFGEVLLNYVEALNEAEPGHSDILLYLNMIRDRAGVPQYGQGANPLPVPNGQAAMREAIRHERQVELAFEYLRYFDTRRWKIAEQTEGGAFYGMNVDADPPAFYRRTVFETRVFRKNYYLFPVPQSEIDIDKNIVQNPGW; the protein is encoded by the coding sequence ATGTACAGATCAGGAATCGTTCTTTTTCTGCTGACGATATTTTCATTAACTGCCTGCCAGAAGAATTTCCTGGACCAGGTGCCGGATGACCGCATTACCATAGACCAGGTGTTTAACCGCAGAGACCTCTCTGAACAATACCTGGCCAATATTTACAACACTGCTATCAGGGACCATGCAGGCGTTACTGCAGGTATCCCCTGGATCGGTTGTTCTGATGAAGGAGATGTATCCTACGACCGTGTTGATTACTATTCTTTCAAGATCAATATTGGTAACTGGAATGCATTATCCAATTACTATAACTTCTGGCAGGGATACTACCAGGGTATCCGTTCAGCTACTTACTTTATGTCCCGCATAGGTAAGAACGAGCAACTGCTCAGTGAACCGAATGGTGCAGAGCTGATCAAACAATATACAGGAGAGGCCAGGTTCCTCAGGGCTTACTGCTACTTCCTGATCATGGAGCAATATGGTCCTGCTGTACTGGTTGGTGATGATGCTATTCCTGTGGACCTGCCCATCAGCGATCCTCGCCTCAACCTGCCGCGCAGCTCTTTTGATGAATGTGTGGATTATGTAGTGGAAGAACTGGATAAAGCAGCTACGGAATTGCCGCTGCATTTCACCGTACAAAGCGAAATGGATTACGGCCGTGCTACCAAGGCAGCCTGTATGGCGGTGAAGGCACGCCTGCTGTTGTATGCGGCAAGTCCTTTATTCAATGGGAATAAAGACTATGCAAACTTTAAGAACACAGATGGTAAACAACTGGTCAACCAAACAGAAGATATCACCAAATGGCGCAGGGCGGCAGATGCATCCAAAGCGATCATAGATGAAGGGCTTTTCTCTTTATATAAAAAGAGCGATCCCATCGTTTCCCTGCGTGATATTTTCTTAGATACCTGGAACAGTGAATGGATCTTTGCGCGTGCAAAAAGTTCTATCTCTGCCTGGGAGCGTACTGCTACACCGAGAGGTATTGCTGCGGGTTACTCTGCAACAGGCCCTACTCAAAAACAGGTAGATGCTTACGAAATGGAAAACGGCATGCGGCCTATTACTGGCTATAACGCAGATGGTTCTCCTGTTATCAATACAGCTTCCGGTTATAAGGAAACAGGTATGTCCACCGTAGCTACAAAATATACTACTGTTGGCACCTACAATATGTATGTGGGAAGAGAGCCGCGTTTTTATGTAGCGGTATCTTATGCAGGCAGTTACTGGATCAACCCTTCAGAAGGTAATAAAGTGATCCAGACGTGGTTCTCCGGAGAATCCGGCAAGAAAGGCTCCTGGGACCATTCCCGCACAGGTTACCTGAACCGTAAGAATGTATCCCCTCTGACCAATCCTCGTCTCAATAAATACCAGGACCGTGCCTATCTCATGTTCCGTTTCGGGGAGGTGCTGCTGAACTATGTGGAAGCATTAAATGAAGCAGAACCGGGGCACAGCGACATCCTGTTGTACCTGAACATGATCCGCGACAGGGCAGGTGTTCCGCAATACGGCCAGGGTGCTAATCCTTTGCCTGTACCCAATGGACAGGCAGCGATGAGAGAAGCCATCCGTCACGAACGGCAGGTAGAACTGGCATTTGAATACCTCCGTTATTTTGATACCCGCCGCTGGAAGATCGCAGAACAAACAGAGGGCGGTGCATTTTATGGTATGAACGTAGATGCAGATCCGCCGGCTTTCTATCGCAGAACAGTATTTGAAACAAGAGTGTTCCGGAAGAACTATTATCTCTTCCCGGTACCACAGTCTGAAATAGATATTGACAAGAACATTGTGCAGAACCCGGGATGGTAA